The stretch of DNA GGCTTTCAGCTTCTTGTTGTCTTCATCATAGATCAAAGGGAGCATGACATTATCGATCACCGAATAATGGGGAAGCAGTTTAAAGTCTTGAAAAATAAATCCGATATGTTTCCTTCGAAAATCGCACAATTGCTTTTCATTCAAGTTCAACAGCTCGACATCGTTGATCGTTACCGTTCCCGTTTCCGGCCGGATGATCCCGGCCAAACAATTTAAAAGGGTCGTTTTCCCGGCACCGGAAGGGCCCATGATGGTGACCCAGCTGCCCTTCGGAATATGAAGATGGATATCTTTTAATATCGTTTTTGCATACTTCCCATCATGAAAAGATTTGCTCAGATTTTTTGCCTGCAACATGATTCTTTCCCTGCCTTCATCGGTGAATCTGTTTCGGTACATCATTTTAGGTATATAATAATATATTTCAAATTGTTAGTCATTTTTTAACTATGTAAATATTTGTTTCAAAAAAACATATTAAGATTCGCTGCGCAGATCACGGCCTGTGCCGCCAATCTTAATGTTTCTTCTATCTTTGCATGGTTGCCAAAGGATTCTGCTTTCTCTTATCTCCTCATGTCCGCCCTTTTCCTTTGAGCGGGGGCGGCTTGCCGCCCGCTGTTTCAAACGGCGACAGCACTTCCACGGTCATTTTTGCGGGCCCCGTCAAACGTTGCGGATCATTAAGTTTGGGAGCAATCGCGTTGATTAAACGGCATTACTTTTGTCCTAGGACAGGATGGCGGCCCATTCAAAAAAAATGGGCGAATATGCCCATTCCATTTTTTCCTCTTTTTGGTATGATAATGGGAACATTTAAAAATATTCAGCAAAACCTCCTTTGAGCCCCGTAATTTATCAATTCCTTACACCTTTGCGATCAACTCTACACCCCCCGTATTTCTCACAGCATGTCTATTCCTGCAGGATCGATGAACTGCTTCCACTCACAAGGTGCGACTTTTTTGCAACAAAACTTTTATTCAATGAAGAAGTGTTATGCCCCAACGAAAGCATGGATTTTATTAAAAAATGCCTATAAATATTTCCCCCGCATATCAGGGGGATGCCGATCCTATATCACGCGATATTGTCGGCATTACCGGACGCGGATAAGACGATTTTCATCCGGGTGCTTCCCGACTGAATCATTTTTATTTCATTTTACGAATAAAATGGTAAAAGCGGGGCTCGAGCTGAACTTGGCATATCCAAAAAAAGGAGGCGTCTTCTTGAAAAAAGGTTCATTCATTTTTTTCTTATCCCTGATCCTGTTTGCGTCGTTCACAACCCCTTCTTTCGCCAGCGGCGGGGAAGCGGCGGATATCCCTTCCGCAGAACAGCAGATCAAGGATTTTGAAAAGCTTGAAGAAGGTTTAAAAAGCGGAAAAATTAAAATCCATTCCGATAAAAAAGCGGGAGATTCGCTTTCCGTATCGGCTGCGAATCAAGCCGTTCCCCAAGGAACAACGGGGACCTACCCGACCAGAAAGGGGACGATTTTGGTGACCGACGGGCTTCGGGTAGACAGCCTTGTCGGGCATGCGGGCATCGTATTGGGCTCGGGGAAAACGATCGAATCCTTTCCAGAGGGGGGAGTCCAATACAAGTATGACAATTGGACCGACAGATATAAAAAAGTGTGGGGGATTACGACTTACGGCACCACCGCTTCTGAGGATGCCGCCGCAGCGGACTGGGCCGTCGAACAAAAAGGAGATCCCTATAATTGGAATTTCTTTGATATCGAAAACACGGCAAAATTTTACTGTTCCCAATTGGTTTATAAGGCTGTAAAAACCAAAACCGGGGTAAATCTGAATTGGCTCGGCGGAATCGTTACGCCGGCAGATTTGGTCAACGATGAAGATTCATACGTCATCTATACATTCACAAAATAATACCCATGGATAGAAAGAAATTTTAACAATATGTTAAGTTCAGCTCATTTTTTTTATTTTGATACCAAATCATGAAGAAATCCCTCTCGATCCGTTTCTCCAACACGATCGATCCCTTGATTTCCATTTTTCTTTCATTCCCGTTCATGAAAGGACGGTTTCCAAAAATCCCTGGAGGATCTGCAAAAATGAAGAACTTAAACGTTGCGATAAAGCCGCTTTTCCTCGCCGTTATGTTCGCCGGATTCGTCCTGGCCGGAGGCTGCGATCAAAAATCGACCCGCGCTCCCGTGGAAAAATACAAGTATGCGGTGATCTTATCGATGCAGCAGGGGGGAAGCCTGCTGCAATTATATGATGCCGACGGAAACTTTTTAGACAGCAAAAGACTGAAGGCAAGCGGCGTGGACGAGAACGGCTCCGCCTATTTGAACGGCCCGCAATATGAAAATGGCAAATGGTACATTGGCGTAGCCTCCGATGCAAAAAGCCAGGATTTCGTGCTGGAGCTGGATCCGGAAACGCTAAACGTCAAGGACGTGCCGGCAAATGTGGGAAACCGGTACCAATATACGGGCTACGCCGTGGATGGGGACCACTTGTATGCATTCTACTCAACCCCCGACCGGGGAGCACATATCATCAAATCCAGCCTTTCCAGCGGTAAAATGGCCAAACAAACCGAAATCAGGCACAACATTTTATATCATATCATCCCGAATCACGGATCCCTCATCTTCCTCTCCGATTCGGACGATCCGCAAGATCCGGGAATGTACCTTCGGATCGTTGACGGAGATTCTTTGAAAATAGAAAAGGAGTTTAAAAATCCGGATTACTTGTTTCCAAGGGATGTACTGCTCATCCATGACAAGCTGTACATGGTCCCGCTCCTGGACGCATCGGAAAGGGAGACGAATCAATTGTTAATCTTCGATCTGAAGAACGAAAACTGGGAAACCGTCCGCTTGCCGTTCCAAAATGCGAGATATTTGAGATTGACCGATCATAAACTATATATTTTCGAAGAGAATACGGATGCCGATCACCATACGATGGCAATCATGAACCTGAAAACCAATGAAATCGAAGATACGGTAACGTTTGATTACGAGGCAAAAGAAGTCTTGATCGATAAGGATACAATGGTTTCCGGAAGCGATGGAAAGGTATACATTTATGATTTAAAAACGCGGAAATTGAAAAAGGCATTTGCCATTAAAAACGCGGACGATTGGATGTTTGGCAGTCTGTTGGTAAGGCCTGAGTGAACGCCTTCGGATCCGAGCGCCAAGATCTTTACATATCAAGGCTCCGGTCCACCGGGTTCGACGTTTTCCTCTCGCTGTCAAGGGACAAATCCCGGCCGTTTCAACCATTCCCGGGACCGGCAAAGGGGATGCGCGGATGCGTGGCGCCAAACGCCGGCCTTTCAAAGCTCCTTCCCCTGATGGGGAAAGGGCTTTTTTCATGCCGGAAAGGCCGCCCGATCGGGCAGCCTTTCCAAAAGCTCCTTCTGGATCACCGGGTGCCGACCGCCGCTGAAAATATCCGGACAGCTTTTGGCGATCGCGGGCAAACCCCGTCGCTTCGAAAATCCCCTTCGCCTTGCCTTTCATTAAATCGGTACAAAACCCGCAAAAGCTTCTGGCAGGGCGGGCCGCCCAAAAACGACCGGCTATAAGACCGTTCCGGGCATCACGCCCGTGCCGGGGATAGATTGCGCGCGTGCGGCTGTCAGTTTCTTTCCGGGAATATTACCCGTGCCGGGACTTTACGGGTGGCGCTGCGGGAAATGCCGGCATCCGGCCATGCGCGCGAATGGATCTGCCGGAGTTATGGCAAAACGACGGTTTCCTGTTGATTTCGAGCGATCAACATCCGGACACGGCCGGATTTGTAAAAATGGCATCAATCCCCGATCAGCTCGACATTCATATTGCTTTCGTTGATGACCGACACATCCTTCGGGATCCGCAAATAGATGAGATGATAAGGGAATGCCGAACCCTCGAAAGAACCATCATCGCCGTTCTGCTCATTTTTTCTTCCCAAAAATTGTTTCGTCACATCGTCCATATCAAAAAAGGCGTAGTGAACGTGCAATTTTTGCGGTCGGATGATGAATTGATCCTCGTCCCATTTCAACTGGGGCGGACGGAGCGGGATCACCGTCGTAAATCCGTTCAGTTTTACTTCGGCGGCATTTTTATAAAGCACGCCTTCGATTTTTCCGTCATTTGTCTTTTTTCGCTCGATAACAATCGAAAAATGCCAATCAAGATCCTCTCGATCATTTTTAATATATAATGCTTTAAACGGATATTGCTTTTCCCACCTTTTCTCGACCAACGAAGCGTCGGCTTCCTCCCCTTTCCCCGCCCGGACCGTCTCATACAGCTCGTCGTATTTTTTCAGCGGATCTTTTTCGACGACGGTCTCGATTTCCGTAAACCTTTCCTCCGGGATCAGGGCATACGCCACATGAACAATGCATAACAGGGCGATATAGCCGGCCAAAAAATAGTACACTTTTTTCCAGGGAAATATCGATCGTTTCGCCTTTGCAAAAAGAGTGGTCAAAAGGTAAATGAGGAAGACGAAAATCAAGATACTGATCAATGTGAAAGCGATCATGATTTCACCTCCATCCTGTTGGAGATCAGGATCGAAAGCAGGAACAGGAGCATGATGGTAAACAACATTTTGATCGAAAAAATCATAAAGGATGATTCATGGGTGTAAAAATGAATGCATTTCTGGAAAAATTGCCCGATCTTGCTCGTTCCATTGGAATACATGAATCCCAACCACAGGGCGGGCAAAATGGCGATAAACCGTTTATTGAGCTGCACGGCCATTCCGGTCAAATAACCGAAGCCGCATACCAGCAATAAATAAAGAACCATTGCCAATGCCCCGATGAATAACGAAGAAGCATCGGCGGCCGAGTCCGCGGGGGCCACAATCCGGCCGTCCGTAAAAAAAGCAACGATTACCTTTACACAAATCCCCGATAAATATATGCACAAACCGCCGATCAGACTGATGGTCGCCAAAAAGAGCATGTTCGACAGATGGCTCGTCACCCGATTCGTAACAAAGACAAAATCATCATAACGATAGGCTTTTGTCGTGATGAGGACCGCGGAAATAAATGCCCATATCATCGTAAAGAGAAAAACCATATTGGCGGAATAATGCGAATAGTCGATTTCCAGATAATTATCATGGGAAACGGATCCGCCCGCCGGACCGACGGAAAAGAAGATGCCCAACAATTGAAGGAAAATCAGTGAACTGAAAACTTGCGAATAAGATTTCATTTTAAAAAAATATTGCTTTTTGACAAGTTCAGACGGTTTCACTTCGACGAAAGACATCATCAATGCCTCCTTTGCGCTTCTTGGTCAAATACACGCACGTATCGCTCGACGACACCGGCGAAACCTCCACGCCCCAGCTCATCATCCGCGCCAGCTCATCTTCCGGGAAATCATTTCGAACAACGGTATAGACAAGGTCAAATCCCAATTCCTGCTCATGCAAAATTTCACGGTTTTTTACGCATCTTTCGATGGTTTCCCGCTTTCCTTTCAATCCGATCGCCCATTTTTTCAGGTCATCGGCGGATATGTGCAAAAGGGCCTTCCCGTCGTCGATCAACAGCACATTTTCCAGCAAATCTTCGATTTCTTGCAAATGATGGCTCGAAAGAAGAATCGTCCGCGGATGGGCGAGATAATCCTTTAACAACGCCCGGTAAAAATCCTTTCTGATCGCCGCATCCATCCCCGACGTCGGCTCGTCAAAGATCGTTAAGGGGGAGCGCGAAGCGAGCCCCAAAATCATGTGGAACGTGCTTTTCATCCCCTTCGAAAGATTCCGGTGATATTGGTCCGGCCGGAGGGAAAAATAGTCAAGAAGGCCCTTGGCCAAATGATGATTCCAATTTTTATAAAAGGATCCGGCCGTTTCTAAAATTTCATTTAATGTCAATGAATCCGGGAGGCTGATTTGGTCATCGATGAAGATGGAGTTGGCCGAGACGAAAAGATTGTTGAACGGCCGCCGGGAAAAAACTTGAATTTGGCCGGAAGTCTCCCGCAAATACCCGGCAATGATTTTCAGCAGCGTCGTTTTTCCGGCTCCGTTTCTGCCGACAACACCCGTAATCGTATTTTCTTCAATGGAAAAGGTCATGTTTTTTAAGATTTTTGTCCGCCCGTAGGATTTGACCAAATCCCGCGCATCCACCACGATCATGTTTTTTCCTCCCTTTCTTCATACGCCTTTTTGATCATCGCGAATAACTCCTCCACATCGACGCCCAAGGTTTTCGCTTCCGCCACTACCTCCTGCACCAATCGTTTCAGCGTTCGGTTTTTCCGTTTCTTAAGGATCTTCTCTTTGGCATCCGTCGTCACAAACATGCCCAGACCCCTTTTTTTATAAAGGATCTGTTCATCCGCCAATATATTCAGCCCTTTTGCCGCAGTGGCGGGATTAATGTTGAACATCTCAGCCAGCTGATATTGGGAATACACCTTTTGGTCGGCCGTAAAATTTCCCGCAAGGATTTCGTTTTCCAGCCATTCCGCGATTTGTATGTAAATGGGCTTTAAACCATCCGGATCAAAGATCAACCTATTTCCTCCCTTCGTCGGGCGAAACTTCCCGCATTTAGCGCAGATGCGGGGAGAGCAAGGATCAACACATTTCCCCTCTTAGAATTAGTGCATTACTGTTGTAATGTAGTATATAAAAGTTGGGTCGGAAATGCAAGGGATTCTTCAGGAAAATTTTCAAAAATATCCTTCCTTCACGGGAAGGATGGCTGGACTATTGAAGGATCCGCCGGATTCGATCGGTCCATTCGGCCCGACCCATTTTTCCTGATTCGGGATCTCCCGATTTCAAGATTTTCCCTCCATTTGCCGGCATCCACACAAAAAAAGGCAGCCAAAAAAGGCCGTTCCGGCCTTTTTATGGCTGTCCGGGTTGTTCCGTAAATCTTTGATCAAGTTCGGAATTTCGGATGCCGCCCATTCATCGGTTCCATCCGTCACTCCGGAATGTAAGGCAGCTCCCCGACTTTGGGTATGTTGATGACATGCGTATCCGTATAGGCAAGAATCCCCTCTTTGCCATATTCGCGGCCGATCCCCGATTGTTTCACGCCGCCGAAGGGGAAACGGACATCCAATCCCTGGACGGCCGCCGTGTTAATCATCGTGGTTCCGGCCTGAATGCGTTTGGCGACTTCCAGCGCATGGCGCTCTTCTCCCCAAACGGAACTGGTTAAGCCATAAATGCTGTCATTGGCCAGCCGAATGGCATGATCATCATCATCAAAGGGCAGGATCGGCACGGTCGGCCCAAACTGTTCTTCCACGACAATCGGGTCATCGTAATTGGCTCCTAAAACCAAAGTCGGCTGCAAGAAATAGCCGGTTTCAAAGATGTCCTCATCCAATACCTTGCCCAATTTAATGACCTTCGCTCCCTTGCGTGCCGCGTCGTCAATCAAGCTCTGCACATACTCCATTTGTCTTTTGTTGTTTACGGGACCAATCGTCACCTCTTTATTGAACGGATCGCCGACGCGAATCCACTTGTTTGCCGCTTCAATATATTTTTCCACGAATCGGTCATAAATCGAGCGGTCCACATATACCCGTTTCGCGATCATGCAGATTTGTCCGGCCGTCAGGAAATTGGAAATCACGAGGCGGCGCATGGCCCTTTCATCATTCACGTCAAAATCCCTTAAAATAATCGCCGCGTCATTTCCTCCCAGTTCCAGCGTCATGTCCTTGATGGTGTCTGCCGCAGACTTCATAATATGGGAAGCCGTTCGTGTTCCCCCGGTGAACGCGATTTTTGCAACTTTCGGATTCGTCGTTAA from Caldibacillus debilis DSM 16016 encodes:
- a CDS encoding ABC transporter ATP-binding protein, with the protein product MLQAKNLSKSFHDGKYAKTILKDIHLHIPKGSWVTIMGPSGAGKTTLLNCLAGIIRPETGTVTINDVELLNLNEKQLCDFRRKHIGFIFQDFKLLPHYSVIDNVMLPLIYDEDNKKLKARAERLLSEVGIDEHLFHRLPAGLSGGEKQRVAIARSLIAGPDLLLCDEPTGNLNIESRNQMTDLLRKVKQRGQTIIVVTHDQEVANLGDVTYQLREGTLMEVG
- a CDS encoding YiiX/YebB-like N1pC/P60 family cysteine hydrolase — its product is MKKGSFIFFLSLILFASFTTPSFASGGEAADIPSAEQQIKDFEKLEEGLKSGKIKIHSDKKAGDSLSVSAANQAVPQGTTGTYPTRKGTILVTDGLRVDSLVGHAGIVLGSGKTIESFPEGGVQYKYDNWTDRYKKVWGITTYGTTASEDAAAADWAVEQKGDPYNWNFFDIENTAKFYCSQLVYKAVKTKTGVNLNWLGGIVTPADLVNDEDSYVIYTFTK
- a CDS encoding YncE family protein, which produces MKNLNVAIKPLFLAVMFAGFVLAGGCDQKSTRAPVEKYKYAVILSMQQGGSLLQLYDADGNFLDSKRLKASGVDENGSAYLNGPQYENGKWYIGVASDAKSQDFVLELDPETLNVKDVPANVGNRYQYTGYAVDGDHLYAFYSTPDRGAHIIKSSLSSGKMAKQTEIRHNILYHIIPNHGSLIFLSDSDDPQDPGMYLRIVDGDSLKIEKEFKNPDYLFPRDVLLIHDKLYMVPLLDASERETNQLLIFDLKNENWETVRLPFQNARYLRLTDHKLYIFEENTDADHHTMAIMNLKTNEIEDTVTFDYEAKEVLIDKDTMVSGSDGKVYIYDLKTRKLKKAFAIKNADDWMFGSLLVRPE
- a CDS encoding ABC transporter ATP-binding protein — translated: MIVVDARDLVKSYGRTKILKNMTFSIEENTITGVVGRNGAGKTTLLKIIAGYLRETSGQIQVFSRRPFNNLFVSANSIFIDDQISLPDSLTLNEILETAGSFYKNWNHHLAKGLLDYFSLRPDQYHRNLSKGMKSTFHMILGLASRSPLTIFDEPTSGMDAAIRKDFYRALLKDYLAHPRTILLSSHHLQEIEDLLENVLLIDDGKALLHISADDLKKWAIGLKGKRETIERCVKNREILHEQELGFDLVYTVVRNDFPEDELARMMSWGVEVSPVSSSDTCVYLTKKRKGGIDDVFRRSETV
- a CDS encoding GntR family transcriptional regulator, with amino-acid sequence MIFDPDGLKPIYIQIAEWLENEILAGNFTADQKVYSQYQLAEMFNINPATAAKGLNILADEQILYKKRGLGMFVTTDAKEKILKKRKNRTLKRLVQEVVAEAKTLGVDVEELFAMIKKAYEEREEKT
- a CDS encoding aldehyde dehydrogenase family protein translates to MPQEPIVVHAIIDGEKIKSEKLAPRENPARPDEIVGYYPVNTREEAARAIDSAYRAFPGWAETSVDERVERMRKAIQKIKDATPEIVTLLSREHGKPLYDAEGEIAVSLMWMEYACDNAKEVLKDEVIEHDNGRTIIARDPKGVISAITPWNYPLSLSTIKIAPALLAGNTMVLKPSPFAPLAVSKVVEMIADEFPKGVLNLVNGDSDIGVELTTNPKVAKIAFTGGTRTASHIMKSAADTIKDMTLELGGNDAAIILRDFDVNDERAMRRLVISNFLTAGQICMIAKRVYVDRSIYDRFVEKYIEAANKWIRVGDPFNKEVTIGPVNNKRQMEYVQSLIDDAARKGAKVIKLGKVLDEDIFETGYFLQPTLVLGANYDDPIVVEEQFGPTVPILPFDDDDHAIRLANDSIYGLTSSVWGEERHALEVAKRIQAGTTMINTAAVQGLDVRFPFGGVKQSGIGREYGKEGILAYTDTHVINIPKVGELPYIPE